One window of Novipirellula aureliae genomic DNA carries:
- a CDS encoding bifunctional aminoglycoside phosphotransferase/ATP-binding protein produces MAHPLRACSLTRQAIGRPKLQNVVLASAKPATAKKEFLFWSCYCTSSPRGSARVWTGVMWIGGFGNFRNRSILGENKSRGGQDMTAIQTSIKPEELVEQLRDWRSYRLSRACPVSVRETHISWVFLVGDYAYKVKKPIATDFLDYQTLESRKRFCEEEVRLDRRFADDLYLDVVPIALDRTKVQVEGRGTPIEYAVKMRRFPEDALLVDRLAARNVSTQEVKDLANQIADFHTTAAVCDSFEPYGSADRVLSDATDNFWELHRIDLGESMKVIDDLEAWTHGYFANLENRFKARWVRGFIRECHGDLHSGNIAYFHGRFVPFDGIEFNESLRWIDVINDAAFLVMDFDAHDRTDLGSVLLNTYLENTGDYEAIRLLKFYLVYRALVRAKVAMIRSRQRDPNQRERQEDLDECVKQIDQAERLSKSTSPTLWITHGVSGSGKTTISESFIQKHGAIRLRSDLERKRHYGLSPTDRPTECQKSELYSPSATQATYQCLEKLTAEILNAGSSVIVDAAFLKREQRSRFEHLAKQFQVPFCIIDCDVDESELRQRIARRLADNSDASDADFDVLERQLRTRERLNDQECRSALRADRIE; encoded by the coding sequence TTGGCACATCCGCTGCGTGCTTGTTCGCTCACTCGGCAAGCGATCGGTCGGCCAAAACTGCAAAATGTTGTGCTGGCATCGGCTAAACCGGCGACGGCAAAAAAAGAGTTCCTGTTTTGGTCCTGTTATTGCACCTCTAGTCCGCGCGGCTCTGCGCGAGTTTGGACGGGGGTGATGTGGATCGGAGGTTTTGGCAACTTCCGCAACCGCTCCATCCTGGGGGAGAATAAATCGAGGGGGGGACAAGACATGACGGCGATTCAAACATCAATCAAACCCGAAGAACTGGTGGAACAGCTTCGCGATTGGCGGTCCTATCGACTGTCTCGGGCTTGTCCCGTTTCCGTTCGTGAAACACACATATCATGGGTTTTTTTGGTTGGCGATTATGCCTACAAGGTCAAAAAACCGATCGCGACGGACTTTTTAGACTACCAGACGCTGGAAAGCCGAAAACGATTCTGCGAAGAGGAGGTACGTCTCGACCGTCGTTTCGCCGATGATTTGTACTTGGATGTGGTTCCCATTGCCCTTGACCGAACAAAGGTCCAAGTCGAGGGTCGGGGAACACCGATTGAATATGCAGTGAAAATGCGGCGGTTCCCCGAAGATGCATTGTTGGTGGATCGTTTAGCGGCGAGAAATGTATCGACACAGGAAGTGAAAGACTTAGCAAACCAGATTGCTGATTTTCATACGACGGCAGCCGTTTGTGACTCCTTCGAACCCTACGGCAGCGCTGATCGCGTGCTATCGGATGCAACCGATAATTTCTGGGAGTTGCACCGTATCGATCTGGGCGAAAGCATGAAGGTGATCGACGACCTTGAGGCCTGGACACACGGCTATTTTGCAAACTTAGAGAACCGTTTTAAAGCTCGCTGGGTTAGGGGATTTATCCGCGAATGCCATGGAGACTTGCATAGCGGAAACATCGCTTACTTCCATGGCCGTTTCGTTCCCTTCGACGGAATCGAGTTCAACGAATCGCTTCGCTGGATCGATGTAATCAATGACGCCGCGTTCTTGGTCATGGATTTTGATGCTCATGATCGGACCGACTTGGGTAGCGTTCTACTGAATACCTATCTGGAAAATACCGGCGATTATGAAGCGATCCGCTTGCTAAAGTTTTACTTGGTGTACCGAGCTTTGGTTCGAGCCAAGGTTGCCATGATCCGCTCTCGCCAACGTGATCCAAATCAGCGTGAACGCCAAGAAGATCTGGATGAGTGCGTAAAGCAGATCGATCAAGCCGAGCGTTTGTCGAAATCGACGTCACCGACGCTATGGATTACTCATGGTGTCAGTGGCAGTGGGAAAACGACCATTAGTGAGAGCTTCATTCAGAAGCATGGTGCGATCCGGTTGAGGTCGGATTTGGAAAGAAAACGCCACTATGGTCTATCCCCTACCGATCGTCCGACGGAGTGCCAAAAGTCCGAACTCTATAGCCCATCGGCAACGCAGGCCACCTATCAATGTCTGGAAAAATTGACAGCTGAAATTTTGAACGCAGGTAGTTCGGTGATTGTCGATGCCGCCTTTTTGAAACGGGAACAACGGTCACGGTTTGAGCACTTGGCAAAGCAATTCCAGGTGCCGTTTTGTATTATCGATTGCGACGTGGACGAATCGGAACTACGCCAACGCATCGCAAGACGCCTAGCCGATAATTCCGACGCATCCGATGCGGACTTCGATGTCTTGGAACGCCAATTACGCACTCGCGAACGATTGAATGATCAAGAATGTCGCTCTGCTCTCCGAGCGGACCGCATCGAATGA
- a CDS encoding glycosyltransferase, with translation MSLRVLFMISSMRGGGSERQTLLILKHLDRSRFEPHLYLTERTGELLGSVPSDVPIHSFDQHQSPMGWYYPGRRLNQQVAHLRQLLQSNEIDVVYDRTFHMTLIAGKACRKLGVPRVSTIVSPPHQALPMVERRFVRFKRSRLAKAYKESRTVVAVSRVAAASAEHYYGLEPQSVKVVYNPVEVAEFPDTPSPFEGLASEKIRLLCVGRMSGEKGHADLIKAMSSIELHEPGLASMLSLTLVGDGPLRESLQVLARQSVPSDRIQFVGVDPNAEKWIAAADALILPSTFEGMPNVVLEAMALRTPVIATRAGGTVELERDEPTVEWAEPKDPESLARAIIQFAHHRNSSDQKVETAWRYVNEYHNVAKTIRKIESLLLGGDPHSAFRTENTFAKGNER, from the coding sequence ATGTCGCTGCGTGTTCTTTTTATGATCAGCTCCATGCGGGGAGGCGGCAGCGAACGGCAAACACTGCTGATCCTAAAGCATCTCGACCGGTCTCGCTTTGAACCGCATTTATACTTAACCGAACGGACAGGCGAATTGCTTGGCTCGGTTCCTTCCGATGTGCCGATTCACTCGTTTGACCAACACCAATCGCCGATGGGATGGTACTATCCAGGACGTCGATTGAATCAGCAAGTGGCGCACCTGCGGCAACTCCTTCAATCGAACGAGATCGATGTTGTCTACGATCGAACTTTTCACATGACGTTGATCGCAGGCAAAGCATGTCGAAAGCTCGGTGTCCCAAGAGTTTCGACGATCGTCAGCCCTCCTCACCAAGCTTTGCCGATGGTGGAACGACGTTTCGTTCGTTTCAAGCGATCGCGGCTAGCGAAGGCTTACAAGGAATCGCGGACCGTCGTCGCCGTCAGTCGTGTGGCAGCCGCATCGGCGGAACACTATTATGGTCTCGAGCCGCAAAGCGTCAAAGTGGTTTACAACCCCGTCGAGGTTGCGGAGTTTCCTGACACACCGTCACCTTTCGAGGGCTTGGCGAGCGAAAAAATACGATTGCTATGCGTCGGCAGAATGAGCGGCGAAAAAGGGCATGCAGACTTGATCAAAGCAATGAGCTCGATTGAGTTGCATGAGCCAGGCTTGGCATCGATGCTCTCACTGACATTGGTCGGCGACGGCCCCCTGCGTGAATCACTACAAGTTTTGGCAAGGCAATCGGTTCCTAGCGACCGGATTCAATTCGTAGGCGTCGATCCCAATGCTGAGAAATGGATTGCAGCAGCCGATGCTCTGATTTTGCCATCTACCTTTGAAGGGATGCCCAATGTTGTGCTTGAAGCGATGGCGCTGCGCACCCCGGTCATCGCTACGCGAGCAGGTGGAACCGTGGAGTTAGAGCGTGACGAGCCAACGGTCGAGTGGGCGGAGCCCAAGGATCCCGAATCGCTAGCCAGGGCTATCATCCAATTTGCCCATCATCGAAACTCCTCGGACCAGAAAGTGGAAACCGCTTGGCGATATGTGAACGAATATCACAATGTCGCAAAGACGATACGAAAAATCGAAAGCCTGCTTTTAGGCGGCGATCCTCACTCTGCTTTTCGAACGGAAAACACTTTCGCAAAGGGAAACGAACGTTGA
- the treZ gene encoding malto-oligosyltrehalose trehalohydrolase, producing MKSRSIPQMDLHRHLGAHTLAGDRTGFLVWAPQANKVEVVLVDQDRRILLDRNGEGYFLAVVERCGAGERYMFSVNGGEPRCDPASRYQPLGVHGPSEIINESFQWSDQDWQPPKAESLVIYELHVGAFTEKGSFLSAIDRLDELVELGITAIEMMPLAESAGRWNWGYDGVGFFAPNHNYGSPYDLKMLVDAAHQKGLAVIVDVVYNHFGPEGNYLGEFAPYFSTKHATPWGDAPNFDDAQFGVDVRRFFISNAIYWLDEYHIDGLRVDAVHCTRDDSPVHIIAEMNEQIHGWSKASKRKTILIAESNVYDPEMTQLLNDGGIGFDAMWCDDFLHSVFATVRPGEQLSNRTYYPNTDLSQTLSQGYVYEGSLSQLHFRSDPTRFGPGSRQRVQSNELVYSIQNHDFIGNHPLAKRLHQLTSHETQRAAAALLLLSPAIPMLFMGEEFASENPFLFFVDFGDEAMRKQVVEGRHREYPQHDWSAGTLPIEPMAFESSKIGPRDQGDMQTWDWYRSLIQLRKAWCESGLLCDANLETEYRPENNVFALRYCRDDTVASVVTRFSPSVLDSTAAFGSPVPISPIGEMIYDSRPGASAPDGLLLNHAKVYIQNGSSRNSVVGEFGGQGI from the coding sequence ATGAAGTCACGATCGATTCCCCAAATGGACCTGCATCGCCACTTGGGGGCGCACACGTTAGCCGGAGACCGCACCGGATTCTTGGTTTGGGCGCCTCAAGCAAATAAGGTCGAAGTCGTGTTGGTCGATCAAGACCGTCGGATCTTGCTCGATCGCAACGGAGAGGGCTATTTTTTAGCGGTTGTTGAACGATGTGGGGCCGGCGAACGGTACATGTTTTCGGTCAATGGGGGAGAACCTCGTTGCGATCCGGCATCCCGATATCAACCGCTTGGGGTGCATGGACCGAGCGAGATTATTAACGAATCCTTCCAGTGGAGCGATCAGGATTGGCAGCCACCCAAGGCGGAATCGCTCGTCATCTATGAGCTGCATGTCGGAGCATTTACCGAAAAGGGGTCTTTTTTGTCAGCCATCGACCGACTTGATGAGCTCGTCGAACTGGGAATCACCGCCATCGAAATGATGCCGCTTGCCGAATCGGCAGGCCGCTGGAATTGGGGGTATGACGGCGTCGGTTTTTTTGCTCCTAATCATAACTATGGCTCACCCTATGATTTGAAGATGCTCGTTGACGCGGCTCATCAGAAGGGGTTAGCGGTGATCGTCGATGTCGTTTACAACCACTTTGGGCCTGAGGGAAACTATCTGGGTGAGTTCGCACCCTACTTCTCAACAAAACATGCGACTCCCTGGGGAGACGCCCCGAATTTTGATGATGCTCAATTCGGTGTCGACGTCCGTCGCTTCTTCATCAGCAACGCAATCTATTGGCTCGATGAGTATCACATTGATGGACTTCGTGTCGATGCCGTTCATTGCACCCGAGATGATTCTCCGGTTCACATCATCGCCGAAATGAACGAGCAGATCCACGGCTGGAGCAAAGCATCGAAGCGAAAAACCATTTTAATCGCGGAATCGAACGTCTATGATCCGGAAATGACACAGCTGCTCAATGACGGTGGAATTGGTTTTGATGCGATGTGGTGTGACGATTTTCTGCATAGCGTTTTTGCAACCGTGCGTCCGGGCGAGCAGCTCTCCAATCGGACCTACTACCCCAATACCGATTTGTCCCAAACCCTATCGCAGGGCTACGTTTATGAAGGCAGCTTGAGCCAGTTGCATTTTCGTAGCGATCCGACAAGATTCGGTCCGGGAAGTCGTCAACGGGTTCAAAGCAATGAGTTGGTCTATTCCATCCAAAACCATGATTTCATTGGTAATCATCCGCTGGCAAAACGGCTCCATCAGCTTACATCGCATGAGACTCAGCGAGCGGCGGCAGCGTTATTGTTGCTGAGTCCGGCGATTCCGATGCTATTCATGGGCGAAGAATTCGCATCCGAAAACCCTTTTTTGTTCTTTGTTGATTTTGGCGACGAGGCGATGCGAAAACAGGTCGTCGAGGGCCGGCATCGCGAATACCCACAACATGATTGGTCAGCAGGCACGTTGCCAATTGAACCGATGGCCTTCGAATCCTCTAAGATCGGGCCACGTGACCAAGGCGACATGCAAACTTGGGATTGGTACCGTTCTCTTATTCAACTTCGCAAAGCGTGGTGTGAATCGGGGTTGCTTTGTGATGCTAATTTGGAAACAGAGTACCGTCCCGAGAACAACGTTTTTGCACTTCGCTATTGTCGGGACGATACAGTCGCTAGCGTTGTGACCCGATTTTCGCCGAGCGTGTTAGATTCCACGGCCGCGTTCGGCTCACCCGTTCCGATCTCACCAATAGGTGAAATGATCTATGATTCCCGCCCCGGAGCCTCAGCCCCGGACGGGCTGCTGCTCAATCACGCCAAAGTCTATATCCAAAATGGTTCTTCGCGGAACTCGGTGGTCGGGGAATTCGGTGGTCAGGGAATTTAG
- a CDS encoding amino acid aminotransferase gives MTSSSTTSLSTSAAQSAAQRLGTVAMAPPDAILGLTEAFVADAKPNKMNLSVGVYKDASGKTPILECVKQAERKLLEDETTKGYLGIDGLPSYREHVHSLVFGDRVASDRIAVLQTPGGTGALRVASEFLVTQLAPIRIWMSSPTWANHPAIFRAAGLPSETYRYLAADRTSLDVDAMLQDLNEKTSPGEAVLLHACCHNPTGIDPTPEQWKAIAETVAKRRLLPIVDFAYQGFGDGLEQDAVGLHTVLDAVDEAIVCTSFSKNFGLYSERVGAICLVAADSDAMKASQSQLKTIVRTNYSNPPRHGGAIVACVLDDPSLTEMWKSEVEEMRQRITRLRTQFVETMKSTGKGHDFSFLLPQRGMFSFSGLTPMQVDELKHKFGIYIVGSGRINVAGMNENKMPELCEAVASVLES, from the coding sequence ATGACATCCTCTTCCACTACTTCGCTATCTACATCAGCGGCTCAATCAGCGGCTCAGCGGCTCGGCACGGTCGCAATGGCTCCGCCCGACGCCATACTCGGGTTAACCGAGGCATTTGTTGCGGACGCGAAGCCGAACAAGATGAACTTAAGTGTCGGAGTTTACAAAGACGCGTCTGGAAAAACGCCTATCTTGGAATGCGTCAAGCAGGCCGAACGAAAATTGCTGGAGGATGAGACGACAAAAGGATACCTTGGCATTGACGGTTTGCCGAGCTACCGCGAACACGTCCACTCCTTGGTATTCGGCGATCGGGTTGCGTCGGATCGAATCGCCGTCCTGCAAACGCCTGGCGGCACGGGAGCCCTTCGGGTCGCATCGGAGTTTTTGGTCACCCAGTTGGCCCCGATTCGCATTTGGATGTCGTCCCCGACTTGGGCCAACCATCCTGCGATCTTTCGAGCGGCTGGATTGCCGAGTGAGACGTATCGCTACTTGGCTGCCGATCGTACGTCCCTTGATGTCGATGCGATGCTGCAAGACTTGAACGAAAAAACGTCACCGGGTGAAGCCGTTTTGCTACACGCTTGCTGTCACAACCCGACCGGGATCGATCCGACACCCGAGCAGTGGAAGGCGATCGCGGAAACGGTCGCCAAGCGGCGTTTGCTGCCGATCGTCGATTTTGCTTACCAAGGGTTCGGCGATGGGCTTGAACAGGATGCGGTCGGTTTGCATACCGTTCTCGATGCGGTCGACGAAGCGATCGTCTGTACCTCCTTCTCAAAGAACTTTGGTCTCTACAGTGAACGTGTCGGAGCGATTTGTTTGGTCGCAGCCGATTCCGATGCGATGAAGGCGTCGCAGAGCCAACTGAAAACGATCGTGCGAACGAACTATAGCAACCCGCCGCGGCACGGCGGTGCGATCGTCGCATGCGTTCTCGATGATCCGTCCTTAACGGAAATGTGGAAAAGCGAAGTCGAAGAGATGCGTCAAAGGATCACCCGATTGCGGACTCAGTTCGTCGAGACGATGAAGTCGACAGGCAAAGGCCACGACTTTTCGTTCCTGTTGCCGCAGCGAGGCATGTTCTCTTTTAGCGGTTTGACTCCGATGCAAGTGGATGAACTCAAGCATAAGTTCGGCATCTATATCGTCGGCAGTGGCCGGATCAATGTCGCGGGGATGAATGAGAATAAGATGCCAGAGTTATGCGAGGCCGTGGCATCGGTCTTAGAGTCGTAA
- the queA gene encoding tRNA preQ1(34) S-adenosylmethionine ribosyltransferase-isomerase QueA has translation MTTPLNNSSIDAYDYELPRERIAQEPMAVRSDSRLMIVNRQDGSIDHAYVRDLPQWLNADDCLVVNNTRVVPAKLVGFRTETGGRWQGLFLQADASTGAWEVLTKTRGTLKSGETITIQDRDGRDGMQLVVVARTDEGHLIVTPTMPKGDTSEPPSEPSAWLERYGRIPLPPYIRDGQMVDSDVDDYQTVYAEHRGSVAAPTAGLHFTEKLLDQIRRSGTDVADVTLHVGIGTFRPIAVEQLDEHVMHSEWGSLDTIAADKINDRRQKGRCVAVGTTSVRVLESAAAANHGRLAAWTGSTDLFIKPPFEFKAVDALMTNFHLPRSSLLVLVSALAGHELIMRAYKEAIAEEYRFFSYGDAMLII, from the coding sequence ATGACTACTCCCCTGAATAACTCAAGCATTGATGCTTACGACTACGAACTGCCTCGCGAACGAATTGCTCAAGAACCGATGGCGGTTCGCAGCGATTCGCGGTTAATGATCGTTAACCGACAAGATGGTTCGATTGACCATGCCTACGTCCGTGATCTACCACAATGGCTGAATGCCGATGATTGCCTGGTCGTCAATAACACTCGCGTGGTTCCTGCGAAATTGGTCGGCTTTCGAACGGAAACCGGCGGCCGTTGGCAAGGACTATTTTTGCAAGCCGATGCGTCGACCGGTGCATGGGAAGTGCTCACCAAGACGCGCGGCACGCTCAAGTCGGGCGAGACGATCACGATCCAAGATCGTGATGGCCGCGATGGAATGCAATTGGTCGTGGTCGCGCGAACCGACGAGGGGCATTTGATTGTGACACCAACGATGCCCAAAGGTGACACCTCCGAACCGCCGAGCGAACCGTCTGCGTGGCTCGAGCGTTACGGTCGGATTCCACTGCCTCCTTACATTCGTGACGGCCAAATGGTCGACTCGGATGTGGATGATTATCAAACCGTCTATGCCGAACATCGCGGCAGCGTCGCGGCGCCGACCGCCGGCTTGCATTTCACGGAAAAGTTACTCGATCAAATTCGTCGTTCTGGCACCGACGTCGCTGACGTGACCTTGCATGTCGGAATCGGGACATTCCGGCCCATTGCTGTCGAACAACTCGACGAACATGTGATGCATAGCGAATGGGGTAGCCTCGATACGATCGCCGCAGACAAAATCAATGATCGTCGTCAAAAGGGTCGCTGTGTCGCTGTCGGCACGACAAGCGTTCGAGTCTTGGAAAGCGCTGCGGCGGCGAACCATGGAAGGTTGGCCGCATGGACCGGCTCGACTGATTTGTTCATCAAACCTCCGTTTGAATTCAAAGCTGTCGATGCACTGATGACCAATTTCCACCTACCGCGAAGTAGCTTGCTGGTATTGGTCAGTGCGCTGGCTGGTCACGAATTGATCATGCGAGCCTACAAAGAAGCGATTGCCGAAGAGTATCGATTCTTTAGTTACGGCGATGCGATGTTAATCATTTAG
- a CDS encoding DUF971 domain-containing protein, producing the protein MMEIFLAANDSETPFDDFQLSPVSITRDGDVAIQIHWSDGSINRWTAAELRKACPCATCREKRNAIEQDKRSSKPVSLPVLSAQEARPLRIESMSPVGSYAYNIAFSDGHSSGLYPMRLLAGKTIEME; encoded by the coding sequence ATGATGGAGATTTTTTTGGCTGCTAATGACTCGGAAACGCCCTTCGACGATTTTCAACTCTCGCCTGTCTCGATCACTCGCGATGGAGATGTGGCAATTCAAATTCATTGGAGCGATGGTTCGATCAATCGCTGGACCGCCGCTGAACTCCGAAAAGCATGTCCCTGTGCCACCTGTCGCGAAAAACGCAATGCGATCGAGCAGGACAAGCGGTCTTCAAAGCCAGTGTCTTTGCCCGTCTTAAGTGCCCAAGAAGCTCGTCCCTTGCGAATCGAATCGATGTCGCCCGTTGGTTCCTACGCCTATAACATTGCGTTTAGTGATGGGCATTCCTCCGGGCTCTATCCGATGCGTTTGCTGGCAGGCAAAACAATTGAAATGGAATAG
- a CDS encoding uracil-DNA glycosylase family protein, translating into MVKRRTKITANVIAAAERLRDRVEKLKFESPVAYVYNPLQYAWQSHRDYLLKANPKKGTVFFLGMNPGPWGMAQTGVPFGEIAAVRDWLQIETVVNRPENEHPKRPVEGFECEKSEVSGRRLWGLFQEKFASPDDFFQHHFIGNYCPLVFMEASARNRTPDKLAASERESLHAVCDEHLMELLSILQPKHVVGVGAYAEKCLQRALDAGACEAKLSRILHPSPASPAANRDWAGTATRQLQEAGIW; encoded by the coding sequence ATGGTAAAGAGAAGAACCAAAATCACGGCGAATGTGATCGCTGCTGCGGAGCGATTGCGGGATCGAGTCGAAAAGCTGAAGTTTGAATCGCCAGTGGCCTACGTCTACAATCCGCTTCAATATGCATGGCAGTCACACCGCGACTACCTGCTCAAAGCCAATCCCAAAAAAGGAACCGTCTTCTTCCTAGGTATGAACCCAGGGCCATGGGGGATGGCGCAAACCGGAGTCCCATTTGGCGAGATCGCAGCGGTCAGGGATTGGCTGCAAATTGAAACCGTGGTTAACCGTCCCGAGAACGAACACCCGAAACGCCCGGTCGAGGGTTTTGAGTGTGAAAAAAGTGAAGTAAGTGGCCGAAGGTTATGGGGTCTTTTTCAAGAAAAATTCGCGTCGCCAGACGATTTTTTTCAGCATCATTTTATCGGAAACTACTGCCCTTTGGTTTTTATGGAAGCGTCGGCGCGGAATCGAACGCCTGATAAATTGGCTGCTAGCGAGCGGGAATCACTTCATGCGGTATGCGACGAACACCTGATGGAGCTGCTCTCTATTCTGCAACCAAAGCACGTTGTCGGCGTTGGTGCTTATGCGGAAAAGTGTTTGCAGCGCGCCTTGGATGCCGGAGCCTGTGAGGCAAAGTTGTCCAGGATTTTGCACCCCAGCCCCGCGTCACCAGCGGCCAACCGCGATTGGGCGGGGACCGCAACGCGGCAACTTCAGGAAGCAGGTATTTGGTGA
- a CDS encoding BBP7 family outer membrane beta-barrel protein: MTLPTFEPPAVCEAANAAETFAMHRMIPVKSICLSLLALGVFAIHVGMPTSEAQPPRVAQADIDYAASGYVTPAGMVPPEMNPGMYPGMVMPVNYDQGGYVAAPGNAMPMEAPMQYGQMPYQGMGYGGYDQCGSCDACDGGCDGMGCGGQCGCLSCRVLGEGGLIGRLGSRGNGCGGCGAQGCPSCGGLTNLRHYCMFCQGEGCSACQMFGRGYVLGALSSLLPYQDAGRGAQRWYDLSAEALFLSPDFDGMSSSVLTTRGINGTPVLRTSDAFDDDLEAGMRLSAALIFGAGGNIEGTYMGGQEWNGSATALSPAQTAPNPNYDPLALSGPDSFPLQILDGADLYSFISEFGTDPNGGFDDTDRSISQSIDMQTKFDSGELNYRRRTVGPYNRFQGSWLFGMRYLRVDNRLGLNIVGLNNDGTDASLTDGTQRFFNATDDVNNNLFGAQIGGDLWWNMIAGVNLGVELKGAWLKNEARRNSTISANSIAGGGPGTVTSSYRNDEGTFALELSAQAVYRLTHSWSFRSAYYLISIDEIANASFDASTIRDSVASGTNASQAPLNFDTFTVDGFSFGAEYIW, from the coding sequence ATGACTCTGCCTACTTTTGAACCACCTGCCGTTTGTGAGGCGGCGAATGCCGCGGAGACGTTTGCAATGCACCGAATGATCCCAGTAAAATCAATTTGCCTAAGCTTGTTGGCCCTCGGGGTCTTCGCAATCCACGTTGGCATGCCAACCTCGGAGGCTCAGCCACCTCGCGTTGCCCAGGCAGACATTGACTATGCCGCCAGCGGCTATGTGACGCCGGCCGGAATGGTCCCGCCCGAAATGAATCCTGGCATGTATCCTGGTATGGTGATGCCGGTCAACTATGACCAAGGCGGCTATGTCGCTGCACCGGGTAATGCGATGCCGATGGAGGCACCGATGCAGTATGGCCAAATGCCCTACCAAGGCATGGGTTACGGTGGCTACGATCAATGCGGTTCGTGTGATGCCTGCGATGGCGGATGCGACGGCATGGGATGTGGCGGCCAATGCGGCTGTTTGAGCTGCCGTGTGCTTGGCGAAGGTGGCTTGATCGGTCGACTCGGTAGCCGTGGCAATGGTTGTGGCGGGTGTGGAGCGCAAGGGTGCCCAAGTTGCGGCGGCCTGACCAATCTCCGACACTACTGTATGTTTTGTCAAGGCGAAGGATGTAGCGCGTGCCAAATGTTCGGACGCGGTTATGTACTCGGTGCCTTATCGTCCCTGCTTCCTTATCAAGACGCAGGCCGTGGTGCACAACGCTGGTATGACCTCTCCGCCGAAGCGCTGTTCCTTAGCCCCGACTTTGACGGCATGAGTTCGTCCGTCTTGACGACTCGCGGGATCAATGGCACTCCGGTTCTACGGACTTCGGATGCCTTTGATGATGATTTAGAAGCGGGGATGCGTTTGTCGGCAGCTTTGATCTTTGGTGCGGGTGGAAACATTGAGGGCACCTACATGGGAGGTCAAGAATGGAATGGTTCCGCTACTGCATTGTCGCCGGCCCAAACAGCTCCTAATCCAAACTACGATCCATTAGCACTAAGCGGTCCTGATAGTTTTCCGTTACAAATCCTTGACGGTGCCGATCTTTACTCATTCATTAGCGAGTTTGGTACGGACCCCAATGGTGGTTTCGACGACACCGACCGATCGATTTCGCAAAGCATCGACATGCAGACGAAATTCGATAGTGGCGAATTGAATTATCGTCGCCGAACGGTTGGACCGTACAATCGCTTTCAGGGGTCATGGTTATTCGGAATGCGTTACTTGCGAGTCGACAACCGCTTGGGACTCAATATTGTCGGCTTGAACAATGACGGAACCGATGCATCGTTGACCGACGGAACGCAGCGATTCTTCAATGCAACCGATGATGTTAATAACAACTTGTTCGGAGCCCAGATAGGTGGCGATCTCTGGTGGAACATGATCGCAGGCGTCAACCTTGGGGTGGAGCTGAAGGGAGCATGGTTGAAGAACGAAGCACGTCGAAATTCAACGATCAGCGCCAACTCGATCGCAGGCGGTGGCCCAGGAACGGTTACCAGTTCGTATCGAAACGACGAGGGGACGTTTGCTTTGGAGTTGTCTGCCCAAGCCGTCTACCGGCTAACCCATTCGTGGTCTTTCCGCTCGGCGTACTATCTGATCTCGATTGACGAGATCGCCAACGCGAGCTTTGATGCTTCAACGATCCGCGATTCGGTAGCAAGCGGCACGAACGCCAGTCAAGCACCACTGAACTTTGATACCTTCACGGTCGACGGTTTCTCGTTCGGTGCCGAATATATTTGGTAG